One genomic region from Pogona vitticeps strain Pit_001003342236 chromosome 12, PviZW2.1, whole genome shotgun sequence encodes:
- the LOC144584621 gene encoding maestro heat-like repeat-containing protein family member 1, with amino-acid sequence MEDDRWTKNLILALEDQMGSYADGSLEKSVLYQVLGLSLACCADRTYVLHWLERLIESANYLEAAEKEKVAEILSFAALDHLDLTLATLDDCRAGMDLKMGLSALLTHHKDYKTGRRGHLLKTLILAYSRVAIRAPKELLLKSGEAEILKKVLDLYRMSFQVLGVKIESQRVGDVHTKLTLESWNPGVGRPSSPTLSSRQESESKQIRPRVVQLALEGLQG; translated from the exons ATGGAGGACGACAGGTGGACCAAGAACCTGATCTTAGCCCTGGAAGATCAGATGGGCAGCTATGCGGAcgggtcccttgaaaag agCGTCCTCTATCAAGTCCTGGGCTTGTCACTGGCCTGCTGCGCGGACCGCACGTACGTCCTGCACTGGCTGGAGCGTTTGATTGAGAGCGCCAATTATTTGGAAGCAGCCGAGAAAGAG AAAGTTGCCGAAATCCTTTCTTTTGCTGCGCTGGACCATTTAGATCTGACCCTGGCCACCTTGGACGACTGCAGAGCTGGCATGGATCTCAAGATGGGGCTGTCTGCCCTCCTCACCCACCATAAG GATTACAAGACTGGCAGGCGAGGGCACCTCCTTAAGACCCTGATCCTGGCCTACAGCCGGGTTGCCATCCGGGCCCCCAAAGAGCTCCTGTTGAAGAGCGGGGAGGCAGAGATCCTGAAGAAAGTCCTCGACCTTTACAGGATGAGCTTCCAG gtccTGGGAGTCAAAATTGAGAGCCAG AGGGTGGGAGACGTTCACACCAAGCTCAccctggaatcctggaatcctggaGTTgggaggccatcgagtccaaccctctcctcgaggcaggaatccgaatCCAAGCAGATCCGACCGAGGGTTGTCCAGTtggctcttgaaggcctccagggttga